The Hevea brasiliensis isolate MT/VB/25A 57/8 chromosome 9, ASM3005281v1, whole genome shotgun sequence nucleotide sequence TTTGCTGAGTTTGTTAGCTGCAAAAATGGGAATGGTCTGGTGTCAGAGGAGGAGCTTAGGTCTGATCCAGCTTATTTATCGTACTATTACTCAAATGCAAATTTGAACCCTAGGCTTCCACCTCCTTTGATTTCCAGGGAGGATTGGAGGTTCGCACAAAGATTGAAGGGTGGAGGGAGTTCAGTTTTAGGTGGAATTGGAGATAGGAGGAAAGTGAATAGGGCTGATAATGGGAGTGGAAGATCTTTGTTCTCTATGCCGCCAGGATTTGATTTGAGGAAACAAGAAAGTGAGGTTGAGCCTGACAAGCTTCGTGGCTCGACGGAGTGGGGTGGTGATGGGCTGATTGGTTTACCAGGTTTAGGTCTTGGGAGTAAACAGAAGAGTCTTGCAGAAATCTTTCAGGTGATTTATTTCTACAATTGTGCTTAAATATGCTAAGTTACGTTGCTTTTGGattgtgaatttcttgtaatTTGTGTGGTGTTGTCTGCTTTATTTCTTTATGGCAGCGTTAGTATCAATGGGATtcatttcatttccttgtatTGTCTGTTGCGGCATTTATTGCTTCATATTGACATTTGCTGTGAATATGTCAATCTACTTTTGAGGAAATTCCCTTTATGGATTGAAATTTTGGCCATATGACACGTTTATGGAGGAAATGCAAATGTGTTGTCTTTTTTCAGTTAGTATTGTTTCAATATTATAAAAGATAAGCTTGTGCCCTTTGATTTCACCATGTTTTTTTGTTCTGGGCGATTTTCGTAACTCTTTATGCAGTTCATGGCCTATTTTTAATATGATTGTATAGGTTTTCTGCATAAGAATCTGATCAGATTGAGGATATTCTTGTATATTCTCTAATGTACATGAATTTGGCTTTATTGACTCATTATAATGTGTTTAACTTAGCAGGGGTGAGCTTGGCTGTTATAATATAGGATTTAGTTCTCCTTGCAGTGGTCGCTGAAGCTGATGATTAGTTTCATTAGTGAGCCTTCTTTGTGGAATCTGAAACTGTTGTGTAGAAAGATATGTCGTTGAATATGCCTCAAAGTTGAGCCTTGAGCCGTGATGCAACTTTGAAGTGCATTCCATATGGCCAAAGCAATTGTCCCCATTTTGTTGTCTGCTCTAATGGAATCAAATTTTAGGTTTCAAGCTAAGCTGCTTACTTTATTTCAAATGTTCTTTTAACCTATCATTTCAGATTCAGATACCCTTTGTAAGGAAAAATGGAAAACAATGTTATAGCTTAACtatcattttaaattaatttgttaacAGCAGCCCTTATATTGTTTTTGTGGATTTTGAAGGCTTTTTGTTGTTCAAAATCATATTGAGGTGGACTTGGTTCTGATGGTGAAAAAGGATCCATATAACCAACCCCAACTAGTTTGGTATTAAGGCTTAGTTGTTGTTTATTGTTCAATATCCTTTTAATTTTTTGTAGCTTTTTAAATTGGACGTCATCAATGAACTATATGCTTTTTTAAATTGGACGTCATCAATGAACTATGTTCTACACATGTTATTTGGGCTTGGGGGAAATTCCATTAATCCTTTTGAACATTGCCCTAATGAAGGATTCAGATCTATTTTATGAGTTCCTCAGATAATGCTGATATGAATCTTTTTTTCCTCATTCTCTTCCATGCCTACTTTCATGTTTCCATGTTTGGTTGGATACTGGCCCATTTGTTTTTGATTTGAAATGTTATTGTTGTGATTTAGAATCTTGTGTCCATGCAGGATGATTTGGGGCGTGCAACTCCCGTGACAGGCCACCCTTCTCGCCCTGCTAGCAGTAATGCATTTAATGAAAATATTGAGACTGTAGGTTCAGCTGAAGCTGAGCTGGCTCATTTGCGCCGCAATCTGTCATCTACAGATACTCGACGATCGGGTTCAAATGGTCAGGGCTCATCTGCTGTCCATAATATTGGGCCACCTTCATCTTATTCTTATGCTGCCGTTGTAGGTTCTTCCTTGTCTAGAAGTACTACTCCTGATTCCCAACTTGTTGCTAGGGTCCCCAGTCCTTGCCCTACCCCCATTGGGCAGGGGAGGGCTTCTGCATCTGAAAAGAGAGGTAATAGTGGTTCAAACTCATTTAATGGTGTTACATCTTACATAGGTGAGTCTACAGATTTGGCAGCTGCTTTGTCTGGCATGAACTTGTCAACAAATGGTGTGGTTGATGAAGAAAACCAAGAGGATGTTGATATCTTTGGTCTCAAAGGAGGTCAGAATCATGTGAAGCAAAATGCATACCTAAAGAAGGCTGAATCTAGACATTTACATATGCCTTCTCTTGCTCAATCAGCAAAGATTTCCTACTCTGATTTGGCTAAAAGCAATGGTAGTGGGTCAGACCTGAACAATTCGTCCTTGATAGTTGATAGGCAGGTTGAGCTGCAGAAATCTGGTTTTCCTTCTGGTAATTCTTACGTGAAAGGATCACCGACCAACACTGTTAATAGTGGAGGTGGCTTACCTCTGCAGTATCAGCATGTAGATAATGCAAACTCATCTCTTTCAAACTATGGGTTAAGTGGATATCCTGTCAATCCAGCATTGGCTTCTATGATGGCCAGCCAACTTGCCACTGGTAATCTACCAATGTTGTTTGAAAATGTTGCTGCAGCCTCAGCTGTGGCTGTCCCTGGAATGGACTCAAGAGTGCTTGGAGGAGGACTGGGGTCTGGAGCAAATCTAACAGCTGCTGCCTCCGAGAcacttaattttggaagagtgggTAGTCCAATGGTTGGGAGCGCCCTTCAGGCGCCTTTTGTTGATCCATTATATCTCCAGTACTTGAGGACTCCTGAGTATGTTGCGGCTCTTAATGATCCCTCAATTGATAGGAACTACTTAGGTAATTCTTATATGAATATACTTGAACTTCAGAAAGCTTGTGTTGGAGCTCTTTTATCATCTCAGAAATCACATTATGGTGTTCCAATAGGCAGTAAATCTGGTGGTTCTAATCATCATGGCTATTATGGGAATCCTGCCTTTGGTGCTGGTATGTCATATCCTGGAAGTCCTTTGGCAAGTCCTGTTATTCCAAACTCCCCAGTTGGACCTTGCAGTCCAATAAGACACACTGACTTGAATATGCATTTCCCTTCTGGGATGAGTAACTTAGCCGGGGGCATCATTGGACCATGGCACTTGGACTCGGGAGTTAACATGGATGAAAGCTTTGCATCCTCTCTTCTAGAAGAGTTTAAGAGCAATAAAACTAAATATCTTGAACTTTCGGAAATCGCTGGCCATGTTGTTGAGTTTAGGTAATTCCTGCTAAAAAATATATTGCTCAATCATGATTTAGTATGCCTAAAATTTTGTCCTGTGGTCTTGACATCTTTTATGAGCAGTGCGGACCAGTATGGAAGTCGGTTCATTCAGCAAAAACTCGAGACAGCCACAACTGACGAGAAAAACATGGTTTATCAAGAAATCATGCCCCAAGCTCTTGCTTTAATGACTGATGTGTTTGGTAATTATGTAATACAGAAGGTCTGATATCTCTACGTTGTTGATATGCTTAGTTATGTTTTTATGCATTTTACTGGACTTGCAAAAGTAACTATGTGTGTGGTTACAGTTCTTTGAGCATGGGCTTCCTTCACAGAGAAGAGAACTGGCTCGCAAGCTTTTTGGTCATGTTTTGACACTTAGCCTTCAAATGTATGGTTGTCGAGTGATCCAGAaggtaccaatttcattttaatagAAGTTGTTATGTCCAGCTGTATTATTATATCTTAGATTGATGGAGCCATAAATGGTATTGAGAAAAACAAGTGCAAAGCTAGTGCAATTATGCTTCAGGTTCATATGAGAAGAATGGTTCAGTCAAACCAACCTGTATTACCAGGGTGGTGTACAGTGGACACTCATTGCACAAGGAGTTGTCCCGTGTAATCAGCCTGGTAATGACAATGATTCCTATTCTGAGATGAACAGCAATTCTATGTATTCATTTTGTGATTGATTATCATGCTGTGACTTGAACCGAGTAATTTAGGATGAATAAGATTTTATATTTTCCTGCTGTGGATTTGATTGTTACCTTgcctatttaaattaaattgttcaGGCCATTGAGGTTGTTGATCTAGACCAGAAGATTAAAATGGTCGAAGAGCTTGATGGTCATGTCACGCGTTGTGTACGCGACCAGAATGGGAACCATGTAATCCAAAAGTGTATTGAGTGTGTTCCTGAAGAAAATATCCAATTTGTTGTCTCAACATTCTTTGATCAAGTTGTGAATCTCTCCACCCATCCATATGGGTGCCGTGTAATACAGGTTCAGAAATTGTTTATTGCTTATTTTGAGACTTAATGGACCTTTCTAGAGGAATAAATAGGAAACGTTTTTTTATTATTAACAGAGGATATTAGAGCATTGCAAGGACCCAAAAACACAAAGTAAagtcatggatgagattttaGGATCTGTTAGCATGTTGGCACAAGATCAATATGGCAACTACGTTGTTCAGGTTGGTAACCTTTCCCTGAAAATTCTCACTGTGGATTCATATATGGCACTGCCATTCTCAAAGGAGAGTTATGATTATGATTTTCATGACATCCTGCattgtttgtaaaaaagaaatGTCAGTGTTTCTTCAGATGATGGGGTATAGTCATGGTTGGAATAttatcttccttttttttttaaaaaaaaaaaaaaacattttgacTGGAATGTTTTGCTCTATTATCTGTCTCTCATCCTGTCTAAGACATTCCAATTGTAGCAAGTCATTCTTGTGTCAGAAACAGTAGTGTGTTGATGAATTTCTTTGATGTTTTTCCCTTTGAGATGGGGTTCTTTTGAAGTTGATCTGGACTAATTGAATACAAGTCATCATTAGAGAACAAAGTCGCATGTTATCATGTTCTTTTCTGGAAAGTGTGTTAGTTTGAATCATGATATTTATTTGGGCAGCTGAGTTAATAATTAACAGGATTATATGAGCAAGCAGGATGCTTATAATAGCATTGAATTTATCGTGCACTCATTTATAAGATGCAGGACTCCTCCCTTTGGCTTTGGACTCCTAGAGTGTTTTTTGTGTAAGAATTATCAGTATCATTTTAGTGTTTTCCTTTATTGCTTTAATTATTCTCTGCTTTTTGTTTCTTTAACAGCATGTGCTGGAGCATGGAAAACCCCATGAACGATCCGCTATTATTAAGGAGTTAGCTGGGAAGATAGTTCAGATGAGTCAGCAGAAGTTTGCCTCCAATGTTGTGGAGAAGTGTTTAACTTTTGGTGGTCCCAGTGAGCGAGAGTTACTGGTGAATGAGATGCTCGGAACCACTGATGAAAATGAGCCTCTTCAGGTTTGTAAttcttatgaaatttttatttcataCTAGAATGGAATAACCTTAAAATTTTctgtttcaagaaaaaaaaaaaagttaaggaTTTTTATCATTCTGCTGCAAACATATGACATTATGGTTAAGGATAataattttctcttcttttccccTCTTTTTCCTATATTGTTTTCTGTTTGTGTCCAGGCAATGATGAA carries:
- the LOC110636968 gene encoding pumilio homolog 2 isoform X2, producing the protein MLSELDRRPMIGTNDGSFGDDLEKEIGLLLREQRKQETDDLERELNLYRSGSAPPTVEGSLSAVGGLLGGGGGGASAAFAEFVSCKNGNGLVSEEELRSDPAYLSYYYSNANLNPRLPPPLISREDWRFAQRLKGGGSSVLGGIGDRRKVNRADNGSGRSLFSMPPGFDLRKQESEVEPDKLRGSTEWGGDGLIGLPGLGLGSKQKSLAEIFQDDLGRATPVTGHPSRPASSNAFNENIETVGSAEAELAHLRRNLSSTDTRRSGSNGQGSSAVHNIGPPSSYSYAAVVGSSLSRSTTPDSQLVARVPSPCPTPIGQGRASASEKRGNSGSNSFNGVTSYIGESTDLAAALSGMNLSTNGVVDEENQEDVDIFGLKGGQNHVKQNAYLKKAESRHLHMPSLAQSAKISYSDLAKSNGSGSDLNNSSLIVDRQVELQKSGFPSGNSYVKGSPTNTVNSGGGLPLQYQHVDNANSSLSNYGLSGYPVNPALASMMASQLATGNLPMLFENVAAASAVAVPGMDSRVLGGGLGSGANLTAAASETLNFGRVGSPMVGSALQAPFVDPLYLQYLRTPEYVAALNDPSIDRNYLGSKSGGSNHHGYYGNPAFGAGMSYPGSPLASPVIPNSPVGPCSPIRHTDLNMHFPSGMSNLAGGIIGPWHLDSGVNMDESFASSLLEEFKSNKTKYLELSEIAGHVVEFSADQYGSRFIQQKLETATTDEKNMVYQEIMPQALALMTDVFGNYVIQKFFEHGLPSQRRELARKLFGHVLTLSLQMYGCRVIQKAIEVVDLDQKIKMVEELDGHVTRCVRDQNGNHVIQKCIECVPEENIQFVVSTFFDQVVNLSTHPYGCRVIQRILEHCKDPKTQSKVMDEILGSVSMLAQDQYGNYVVQHVLEHGKPHERSAIIKELAGKIVQMSQQKFASNVVEKCLTFGGPSERELLVNEMLGTTDENEPLQAMMKDQFANYVVQKVLETCDDQQRELILTRIKVHLNALKKYTYGKHIVARVEKLVAAGERRMAAQSLHAA
- the LOC110636968 gene encoding pumilio homolog 2 isoform X1, which gives rise to MLSELDRRPMIGTNDGSFGDDLEKEIGLLLREQRKQETDDLERELNLYRSGSAPPTVEGSLSAVGGLLGGGGGGASAAFAEFVSCKNGNGLVSEEELRSDPAYLSYYYSNANLNPRLPPPLISREDWRFAQRLKGGGSSVLGGIGDRRKVNRADNGSGRSLFSMPPGFDLRKQESEVEPDKLRGSTEWGGDGLIGLPGLGLGSKQKSLAEIFQDDLGRATPVTGHPSRPASSNAFNENIETVGSAEAELAHLRRNLSSTDTRRSGSNGQGSSAVHNIGPPSSYSYAAVVGSSLSRSTTPDSQLVARVPSPCPTPIGQGRASASEKRGNSGSNSFNGVTSYIGESTDLAAALSGMNLSTNGVVDEENQEDVDIFGLKGGQNHVKQNAYLKKAESRHLHMPSLAQSAKISYSDLAKSNGSGSDLNNSSLIVDRQVELQKSGFPSGNSYVKGSPTNTVNSGGGLPLQYQHVDNANSSLSNYGLSGYPVNPALASMMASQLATGNLPMLFENVAAASAVAVPGMDSRVLGGGLGSGANLTAAASETLNFGRVGSPMVGSALQAPFVDPLYLQYLRTPEYVAALNDPSIDRNYLGNSYMNILELQKACVGALLSSQKSHYGVPIGSKSGGSNHHGYYGNPAFGAGMSYPGSPLASPVIPNSPVGPCSPIRHTDLNMHFPSGMSNLAGGIIGPWHLDSGVNMDESFASSLLEEFKSNKTKYLELSEIAGHVVEFSADQYGSRFIQQKLETATTDEKNMVYQEIMPQALALMTDVFGNYVIQKFFEHGLPSQRRELARKLFGHVLTLSLQMYGCRVIQKAIEVVDLDQKIKMVEELDGHVTRCVRDQNGNHVIQKCIECVPEENIQFVVSTFFDQVVNLSTHPYGCRVIQRILEHCKDPKTQSKVMDEILGSVSMLAQDQYGNYVVQHVLEHGKPHERSAIIKELAGKIVQMSQQKFASNVVEKCLTFGGPSERELLVNEMLGTTDENEPLQAMMKDQFANYVVQKVLETCDDQQRELILTRIKVHLNALKKYTYGKHIVARVEKLVAAGERRMAAQSLHAA